A single genomic interval of Lathyrus oleraceus cultivar Zhongwan6 chromosome 7, CAAS_Psat_ZW6_1.0, whole genome shotgun sequence harbors:
- the LOC127103620 gene encoding uncharacterized protein LOC127103620 — protein MDKKEAVEEDQLDADKVKMSTMRKQRGRVRGQDRGHGRGHGGEGRGSYNKYSNNEERSWIPQATRGCGRGNSWSRCDKSQIKCFNCNKISHYASECRFSKKVAEKANFVEEKDGEEETLLLACQNQVEEKRNKWYLDTGASNHMCGDRSMFVETNEATTGNVSFGDDSKIPVKGKVKILIRLKNGSHRFISNVYYVSNMKNNILSLGELLEKGYDIHLKEHSLFLRDCRHNLIVKVLMSKNRMFLLNIQNDVAKCLKTCYTDSS, from the coding sequence GAAACAAAGAGGACGAGTTCGTGGCCAAGATCGTGGGCATGGACGAGGACATGGAGGAGAAGGAAGAGGCAGTTACAACAAATACTCTAACAATGAAGAAAGAAGTTGGATTCCACAAGCAACAAGAGGTTGTGGAAGAGGAAATTCATGGTCAAGGTGTGACAAATCACAAATCAAGTGCTTCAACTGCAACAAGATCAGTCACTATGCATCTGAGTGTAGATTCTCGAAGAAGGTTGCGGAGAAAGCTAACTTTGTAGAAGAAAAAGACGGAGAAGAAGAAACTTTGTTACTCGCATGCCAAAACCAAGttgaagagaaaagaaacaaATGGTACCTTGACACCGGCGCAAGCAATCACATGTGCGGCGATCGAAGCATGTTCGTAGAAACCAATGAAGCGACAACTGGAAATGTCTCATTTGGAGATGACTCAAAGATACCTGTCAAAGGAAAAGTTAAAATTCTTATACGCTTAAAGAATGGGAGTCACCGATTCATATCCAATGTCTATTATGTTTCTAACATGAAGAATAATATTTTGAGCTTGGGAGAATTATTAGAGAAAGGCTATGACATCCACTTGAAAGAACATAGTCTTTTCTTAAGAGATTGTAGACATAACTTGATTGTTAAGGTGCTTATGTCAAAGAATAGAATGTTCCTCTTGAATATTCAAAATGATGTTGCAAAGTGTCTCAAGACTTGCTATACCGACTCTTCGTGA